AAGCTGTGCAATTGATGATGTAGTGTGGTCCACTGCAGCATACACatttcgacgacgacgacgaactCTCGGACGCTGCATTTATTGTTATCTTCGGCACAGACTTCTTAAACGGCATCGGAGGAAAGTGAAACACGCTGACCTTCGGAACGTTGATCGACCGCTATCGCATCAGAACTCAGGTTTGTCCTCGAGGAACTCCATCACGTGCAAGAACACGGGATCTTGCTTCTTCAGCGCGAACTCTTCCCAATCCTTTTGCGTTGAATCATCCAACTTCGAAACTAACAGCTGTGTCAACATCGCCCCCCAACCTGTAGTAACTTCTCCTAATTGATCCAGAATCTTCGTGTGCCTATCAAAACAATCGATGATGTCATGTATCCCATTTGCCGACATCCTTTTCAGTTTGGGAAATTGCAGAAGTGCATTGACATGGCGTTTCTTCTGCAGATAAACGTTCGAATAACGTTTGGTCAAAGCGGACCAGGCAACCCCATAGCTTGCTTCGCTCATCGGAAATGAGTCAATTACTTTTAGCGCCTCACCCTTTAGAGACGCTCGCAAATAGTGGAAACGTTGAATTGCGCTCAGATCCGGATTACTATGGATCAGCGATTTGAACGTATCATAAAATGGCAACCATTTATCGAATTCCCCATTGAATTCAGGCAAATTTATCTTTGGCAACTGTATGCCGGCACAAGCCCCCGCAGTAGGATGAGTGGAGGTAGAGGAGGAGGAGGTAGGAATATTGAGTGATATTTTGGATTTCAACCCTGCCCTT
The nucleotide sequence above comes from Armigeres subalbatus isolate Guangzhou_Male chromosome 3, GZ_Asu_2, whole genome shotgun sequence. Encoded proteins:
- the LOC134222367 gene encoding uncharacterized protein LOC134222367, yielding MVKKLKPKLQVRDNIVDFLRRTARFLKNYDPAVHALQLESRVEKLDEKWEEFEEVQDEQKKTRAEFEELYFQVRAGLKSKISLNIPTSSSSTSTHPTAGACAGIQLPKINLPEFNGEFDKWLPFYDTFKSLIHSNPDLSAIQRFHYLRASLKGEALKVIDSFPMSEASYGVAWSALTKRYSNVYLQKKRHVNALLQFPKLKRMSANGIHDIIDCFDRHTKILDQLGEVTTGWGAMLTQLLVSKLDDSTQKDWEEFALKKQDPVFLHVMEFLEDKPEF